Part of the Halictus rubicundus isolate RS-2024b unplaced genomic scaffold, iyHalRubi1_principal scaffold0112, whole genome shotgun sequence genome is shown below.
atatagggtaaacactttcctaccttctcgtaggtgtttggcctggtgttcgtaccgacccctcgcgacgtatcctttgttttctcagagttctcacacacttttcgcggattcaaaatttttgtaaaaagtccaaaaatcggtcactcaattatttaatcgaacaattaattaattaattaattaattaagcaaaactacacagcccgttcaactttaatttagtccaattcaaagtgttaattgatctttttcacttctttttttttttttcacttttatatgcaactgttcctttatttcggttctttttacttttgttttatcaaaaagtgtctagtaagtctattatactcctaattttcccttatttcctgttagattttaacgaactcttccgaatctcgtttatcctacggattgatcgcgtttttatcactttaaagttccacgtactccataatcgcacgttaaaactttctttttctctccctatgctagttttaatctcaaaaacttcgcgcattcagactgaatttactgaaacttttgactcttagcaccttactccttggtagttcactttgctctgattTTGAATTTAGTTTCTGAGGCTCGCCCGACCTCCGCGGCTCCCCCCTCTTACTAGACTCTTCCACCGAATTTCACCTTCGCTTTGTTGTTTCGGCTTGTTTTGTCCTGTTATAACCCTGTTCTGATTATCAAATTTGGTCGTTATGTTTTCGGCCTTGGCTCACCTTTTGGCGTGTTCGTTAGTgttattttctacttttttcttatttcgttTATCCTTGTCCGCGTTCGGCCGAAAGGTAACTTGTCCTCTTTCTTATCTTCTaacgtaaaatttataaattagcTAATAAATAAGTGAATTCTAAATTTAACATGTCTAAAGTACATTGCCCTACCCACTCGTGTACCGGGGACGAAGACTATCGTACTTTAATACTTCTATGCCGCTCTGAACTTGTACTCGCGATATTACTCTTACTTTTCATGTTTTATACCTGCTAAAATATTCGTTCTATCGAGAAATTGTATTTCACCTTTTATGATGGGGGCCTTGgtgacaatttatttatttaattattttcacccCTCCTACCCCCGCGAAAATATCTTTTTTCCTAGGTCTTTTTGACGGCTGAAAGTAGTTCCACATGATTCCTCGTCCCCGAAATACGTCAGGTTTACATCTTTGGTATTCCAATGCACTTTGTATAactaataaaatgtttaaaactaaTTCGGCTCATGTATTTAGCTAcaaccgccatcttgtcgctgacAAGCGGCCCCTTGTATCTATAAACCCTTCCTACGCTCTTTACGCTTGCTACTAGTGTTCTACTTTATCTCGCTGCGCGCGATACTGCAGGAAACTATACCAACTTCGGTATTGCCCCTGACGGATTGCAGCCGTTTCcgcaagcaatacgccgctagTCCTTATTCTTTTACGCTATATTGCATCTCCGTGCTGCACTCCTCCTCCACTGGTGGGGTGGGGCggccgcgggggggggggggggggggggggcagctaGCAGTCTTCAGTACCGGGTGTCCTGAAGGTTTCCAGATGAGATCGGAGTACTTGTTTCCCGTCGATAGCTTAGCCCGGTCCCACGAACTCCGCTTTTTCACAGGCTTCGGTCATCTTAGgttcctcctcctttctctcctGTGTCTCCAGCTCCCTCGACGTCGTCCACTCCTCCCCGCTTACCCCCTCCACGCGGCCTCCTCAGAGGAATCTGCAACACAGAGATACAATTTTAGCGCattatatttcttatttatattattacttcctattatactatatttattttaatattaaacttAACTAAACTTTAGAGGTCTGCCATCCTTTCGGCATCGGCCGACTCCAAGTCCTCCTCGGTTCCCCTCATGATCGGGTTGTCCAATAgctccttctctctttttctttcttcttcttcttttatacTCAGGATCTCCTTACAGAATCTGGAAAAGCTTctccagttttcctctttctctagtATGCCCTCCATGATGATCTCAATAGTCAACAGTTCTGGTCTAATGTTTAATGCGTCCGTTAGTTGTCTCCTTTCTTCTCTCCATTTTTGGCACGTGACTAGAGTATGTTCGGGTGTATCTGCTGTTCCCGGATGGTACCAGCATTCGTCCGTTCTTGCTTTGCCGATCCTATACCTAAAACTGTTAAATAAACCATGGCCTGTGAGGGCTTGAGTTAAATAAAAGCTAAGGTCCCCATGTTTTCTACAGGTCCATTTTTGAATATTTGGAATGAGCCTGTGCGTCCACCTTCCCACCGTTCCCGTATCCCATTTTTCCTGCCATATGCGGTTGGTCTTTTCCTTGGCTTTCTTCCTTATTTCCTTTCTTAGCCTGTCTCTCAGGATTTCCATTGCTTCTTCATTATTCTCCTCGAGATCTTCGTGCAGGTCTTCTCCAAAGTATTCTCcgaccc
Proteins encoded:
- the LOC143363752 gene encoding uncharacterized protein LOC143363752 — translated: MEILRDRLRKEIRKKAKEKTNRIWQEKWDTGTVGRWTHRLIPNIQKWTCRKHGDLSFYLTQALTGHGLFNSFRYRIGKARTDECWYHPGTADTPEHTLVTCQKWREERRQLTDALNIRPELLTIEIIMEGILEKEENWRSFSRFCKEILSIKEEEERKREKELLDNPIMRGTEEDLESADAERMIPLRRPRGGGKRGGVDDVEGAGDTGEKGGGT